The following coding sequences lie in one Arachis hypogaea cultivar Tifrunner chromosome 4, arahy.Tifrunner.gnm2.J5K5, whole genome shotgun sequence genomic window:
- the LOC112797959 gene encoding uncharacterized protein produces MGAVTSSMAAKFAFFPPNPPSYEVVVEESTGKATMSGVSARENVDVLKLMTRRGNSIVAVYIRNPSAALTLLYSHGNAADLGQMYDLFCELSLHLRVNLLGYDYSGYGQSSGKPSEQNTYADIEAAYKCLIENYGAKEEDIILYGQSVGSGPTTDLATRLPNLRAVILHSPILSGLRVMYPVKRTYWFDIYKNIDKIPLVNCPVLVIHGTADDVVDCSHGKQLWEHCKQKYEPLWVKGGNHCDLELYPQYIKHLKKFIAAIEKSSRQNSGLGSISDQLDKPRTSTDFREKPRSSMDQRENSRRSVDFKEKPRASTDHKEKSRTADKRDKSRKSVDCPDRPCNGAELPEKARNSIDRFGEMVRSVGLCNIDCFRPTATHA; encoded by the exons ATGGGGGCGGTCACGTCATCGATGGCGGCCAAGTTCGCGTTCTTTCCGCCGAATCCGCCGTCGTAtgaggtggtggtggaggagtcgACGGGCAAGGCGACGATGAGCGGGGTGTCGGCCAGGGAAAACGTCGATGTTTTGAAGCTCATGACGCGGAGAGGGAACAGCATCGTCGCCGTTTACATAAGGAACCCTTCCGCCGCACTTACGCTCCTTTACTCTCACGGCAACGCCGCCGATCTCGGCCAGATGTACGACCTCTTTTGCGAGCTCAGCCTCCACCTCCGGGTTAACCTCTTGGG TTATGATTATTCTGGATATGGCCAGTCATCTGGGAAG CCCAGTGAgcagaacacttatgcagatatAGAAGCTGCTTATAAGTGCCTGATTGAGAACTATGGAGCAAAAGAGGAAGATATTATCCTGTATGGGCAATCTGTTGGTAGCGGACCTACCACCGATTTGGCTACCCGTCTACCAAACCTTAGGGCTGTTATTCTCCACAGTCCAATATTATCTGGCCTTCGAGTCATGTATCCTGTGAAGCGGACATACTGGTTTGACATTTATAAG AACATTGACAAAATTCCCTTGGTAAATTGTCCAGTTTTGGTCATTCAT GGAACTGCTGATGATGTAGTGGATTGCTCCCATGGGAAGCAACTTTGGGAACATTGTAAACAAAAATATGAACCCTTGTGGGTTAAGGGAGGAAACCATTGTGACCTGGAACTTTACCCTCAATACATAAAGCATCTCAAGAAATTCATTGCAGCTATTGAGAAGTCATCGCGACAAAACTCTGGATTGGGATCTATATCGGATCAACTAGATAAACCTCGGACCAGCACAGATTTTAGGGAGAAACCTAGATCCAGCATGGATCAAAGGGAGAATTCTAGACGCAGTGTTGACTTCAAAGAAAAGCCTAGGGCAAGCACAGACCATAAAGAGAAGTCAAGAACTGCAGATAAGAGAGATAAATCAAGAAAGAGTGTAGACTGTCCTGATAGGCCGTGTAATGGAGCCGAGTTGCCTGAGAAAGCTAGGAATAGCATTGACCG TTTCGGAGAGATGGTGAGATCAGTTGGATTGTGCAATATTGATTGTTTCAGGCCCACGGCAACTCATGCATAA